One segment of Mycobacterium spongiae DNA contains the following:
- a CDS encoding PadR family transcriptional regulator, which translates to MSLGDAVLAALLEGESSGYDLAKEFDASLSNFWMTTPQQLYRELERLAGQGLIAPRIVYQERRPNKRMYSLTEAGHEAIHQFTSQPPKPPVIRDELLVKVQAADAGNMPAVREFIVERLQWAKAKLHRYEQARTHLLDGDTEEDYLAETDRVGPYLTLLRGIAFEEQNIRWAERVLTIIERRLPAT; encoded by the coding sequence ATGTCACTCGGTGATGCAGTGCTAGCCGCCCTCCTCGAGGGCGAGTCGTCCGGATACGACCTTGCCAAAGAGTTTGATGCCTCGCTGTCGAACTTCTGGATGACCACCCCGCAGCAGCTCTACCGCGAACTCGAGCGGCTAGCCGGTCAAGGCCTGATTGCGCCCCGCATCGTCTATCAGGAGCGCCGACCGAACAAGCGCATGTACTCACTGACCGAGGCCGGCCACGAAGCCATCCACCAGTTCACGTCCCAGCCGCCGAAGCCCCCGGTGATCCGCGATGAGCTTCTGGTCAAAGTCCAGGCTGCTGACGCAGGTAACATGCCGGCCGTCCGAGAGTTTATCGTCGAGCGACTGCAATGGGCCAAGGCAAAACTGCACCGCTACGAGCAAGCACGCACTCACCTGCTCGACGGCGATACCGAAGAGGACTACCTGGCCGAGACCGACCGGGTGGGTCCTTACCTGACGTTGCTGCGCGGAATCGCGTTCGAAGAACAGAACATCCGATGGGCCGAACGTGTGCTCACGATCATCGAACGCCGCCTGCCAGCGACCTAA
- a CDS encoding nuclear transport factor 2 family protein — protein MHPFRKAVEERDEAAVQAMLADDVVFTSPVSYQPYVGKPITAAILRGVLRVFEDFHYIREIADPNGCDHAFVFEARVSGAAGKKVTGCDFLHFNADGLIDDFMVMVRPLSGATALAEAMGAQFDRIRQEASELASN, from the coding sequence ATGCACCCCTTCCGCAAGGCAGTCGAGGAACGCGACGAGGCCGCCGTCCAGGCCATGCTGGCCGACGACGTCGTGTTCACCAGCCCGGTGTCGTACCAGCCGTACGTCGGCAAGCCGATCACCGCAGCGATATTGCGGGGTGTGTTGCGGGTCTTCGAAGACTTCCACTACATCCGTGAAATCGCTGACCCCAACGGCTGCGACCATGCGTTCGTGTTCGAGGCACGAGTATCCGGGGCAGCGGGCAAGAAGGTCACCGGTTGCGACTTCCTGCATTTCAACGCCGACGGTCTGATCGACGATTTCATGGTGATGGTCCGGCCACTGTCGGGTGCGACTGCGCTGGCCGAGGCGATGGGAGCCCAGTTTGATCGCATCCGGCAGGAGGCTAGCGAACTGGCCTCGAACTAG